The following are from one region of the Yoonia sp. R2331 genome:
- a CDS encoding SDR family oxidoreductase translates to MTTGRLVGKRVLVTAAAQGIGRASALAMAAEGAQVFATDINADGLRDLDGMDAFVMDVRDDDSVAAGMARAKPDVLFNCAGFVHHGTILDTTDDEWDFAFDLNVRSMLRTIRAALPGMLDRGTGSIINMSSAVSNVIGVPNRFTYGTTKAAVVGLTKSVAVDYITKGIRCNCICPGTVESPSWHDRVAALGEKLGSAEKALEQFIERQPMGRVAKPEEIAALVVYLASDESAFTTGHAHVIDGGWSGQ, encoded by the coding sequence ATGACAACAGGCCGGTTGGTTGGGAAACGAGTCTTGGTGACTGCAGCAGCGCAAGGCATTGGCCGGGCAAGCGCCTTAGCGATGGCGGCGGAAGGTGCGCAGGTCTTTGCCACAGATATCAACGCCGATGGGCTGCGTGACTTGGATGGCATGGACGCCTTTGTGATGGACGTGCGCGACGATGACAGCGTCGCCGCTGGCATGGCGCGGGCGAAACCTGATGTGCTGTTCAACTGTGCGGGGTTTGTTCACCACGGCACCATCTTGGACACGACTGACGACGAATGGGATTTTGCCTTTGACCTGAACGTGCGCTCGATGCTGCGCACGATCCGTGCGGCGCTGCCGGGGATGTTGGACCGTGGCACAGGGTCAATCATCAACATGTCGTCTGCAGTCTCCAACGTCATCGGTGTGCCGAACCGGTTTACCTACGGCACCACCAAGGCGGCTGTTGTCGGACTGACCAAATCGGTCGCCGTCGACTACATCACCAAAGGCATCCGCTGTAACTGCATCTGCCCCGGCACTGTCGAATCGCCCAGTTGGCATGACCGTGTTGCGGCCCTTGGCGAAAAGCTGGGCAGTGCCGAAAAAGCGCTAGAGCAATTTATCGAACGCCAGCCCATGGGTCGTGTGGCCAAACCAGAAGAGATTGCAGCACTTGTGGTCTATCTTGCCAGCGACGAAAGCGCATTTACCACTGGACATGCCCATGTGATCGATGGCGGCTGGTCAGGCCAATAA
- a CDS encoding fumarylacetoacetate hydrolase family protein, which produces MKLVRYGEPGAEKPGLMDGETLRDLSAHVDDITGAILDDATLARLAALDPTDLPAVAGAPRLGPCVGGIGKFLCIGLNYSDHAAETGAAIPEHPILFFKANSAIVGAYDDVVMPRGSQKTDWEVELGVVIGKAAKYVSEADALDHVAGYCIVNDVSERHFQTQLTGQWTKGKSCDTFGPTGPWLVTRDEVPDPQNLDMTLDVNGQRMQTGNTSTMIFTVAQIIAHLSSLMTLHPGDVITTGTPPGVGMGIKPDPVFLRVGDVMELHIAGLGAQRQTVRQDV; this is translated from the coding sequence ATGAAACTTGTCCGCTACGGTGAACCAGGTGCCGAAAAACCCGGCCTGATGGATGGCGAAACGTTACGCGATCTTTCGGCCCATGTTGATGACATCACTGGCGCCATACTGGACGATGCCACCTTGGCCCGCTTGGCAGCCCTTGACCCTACTGATTTGCCCGCTGTCGCTGGCGCGCCGCGGCTGGGCCCATGTGTTGGTGGGATCGGCAAATTCCTTTGCATCGGGCTCAACTATTCCGACCACGCTGCTGAAACCGGGGCCGCGATCCCCGAACACCCGATCCTGTTCTTCAAGGCCAACTCTGCCATCGTCGGCGCTTATGATGACGTGGTCATGCCGCGCGGGTCGCAGAAAACCGATTGGGAGGTCGAGTTGGGCGTCGTCATCGGCAAGGCGGCCAAATACGTCTCAGAGGCGGATGCGCTGGACCATGTCGCAGGCTATTGCATCGTCAACGACGTCAGCGAACGGCACTTTCAGACCCAGCTGACCGGCCAGTGGACCAAAGGAAAGTCTTGCGACACCTTCGGGCCAACCGGCCCCTGGCTGGTGACCCGCGACGAAGTGCCTGACCCCCAAAATCTGGACATGACGTTGGATGTGAACGGCCAGCGGATGCAAACCGGGAATACCAGCACCATGATTTTCACAGTGGCCCAGATCATCGCGCACCTCAGTAGCCTGATGACCTTGCACCCCGGCGATGTCATCACCACCGGCACCCCACCGGGTGTTGGCATGGGGATCAAACCTGACCCGGTGTTCTTACGTGTCGGTGACGTGATGGAATTGCACATTGCCGGTCTTGGTGCCCAACGCCAGACGGTCCGGCAAGATGTCTGA
- a CDS encoding 2-hydroxyacid dehydrogenase has translation MSDLLLICPVTSVMMSRMEAAFTVHRWADLDTDWLAANGDRITHVMTDGHLGLKPAVMDTLPNLKMVSCYGVGYDAIDADAAAARGIMVTHTPDVLNQEVATTAILLLLGCYREVLRDDAYLRSGTWEKQGNAPLTRSVDNQTIGILGLGRIGQTIATKLAPWSPTILYHARSAKDVPYRYYDDLTAMAAACDALICITPGGAATEKLVNAQVIDALGPQGTLINVGRGSVVDETALIAALQSGRLGWAGLDVFEDEPRVPQALRDLPNTLLLPHVGSGTHETRAAMGGLAIDNLLQHQETGNVKTPVPECAGLA, from the coding sequence ATGTCTGACTTGCTCCTGATCTGCCCGGTCACATCCGTCATGATGTCACGGATGGAGGCCGCCTTTACCGTGCACCGCTGGGCGGATCTCGATACGGACTGGCTGGCCGCAAATGGTGACCGTATCACCCATGTGATGACCGATGGGCATCTGGGCCTGAAACCCGCGGTGATGGATACGCTGCCAAACCTGAAGATGGTTTCGTGCTACGGGGTTGGTTATGACGCTATTGATGCAGACGCGGCCGCAGCGCGTGGGATCATGGTGACCCATACGCCAGACGTGCTGAACCAAGAGGTCGCGACAACGGCGATCCTTTTGCTGCTTGGCTGCTACCGCGAAGTGCTGCGCGATGATGCCTATCTGCGCAGCGGCACATGGGAAAAACAGGGCAACGCCCCGTTGACCCGCTCTGTAGACAATCAAACCATCGGCATTCTCGGGCTGGGTCGCATCGGACAGACCATCGCAACAAAGCTCGCCCCTTGGTCGCCGACAATCCTTTACCACGCCCGGTCCGCCAAAGATGTCCCCTACCGCTATTACGACGATCTGACAGCGATGGCGGCTGCATGCGACGCGCTGATCTGCATTACTCCGGGCGGTGCTGCGACCGAAAAACTGGTGAATGCGCAGGTCATTGACGCCCTTGGTCCGCAAGGCACGCTGATCAATGTGGGGCGCGGGTCTGTCGTCGATGAAACCGCTTTGATCGCCGCCCTTCAGTCGGGGCGACTGGGTTGGGCCGGGCTAGACGTTTTTGAGGATGAACCCCGCGTTCCGCAAGCCCTGCGCGATTTGCCCAACACCCTGTTATTGCCGCATGTGGGCAGCGGCACCCATGAAACCCGCGCCGCAATGGGGGGATTGGCAATCGACAACCTGCTGCAACATCAAGAGACTGGCAACGTCAAGACACCCGTGCCGGAATGCGCAGGTCTGGCCTAG
- a CDS encoding aldolase gives MTEETRAREDICRIAKSMFDRGLTCGSSGNISVRLSDGNVLVTPTGSAMGFLDPAHISLLNAEMRHLSGDAPTKEVPLHSAFYETRAQTGAVVHLHSSHSVALSMMPDVDPDNVIPPLTPYAVMRLGKVKLLPFFLPGDPGMGDAVRGLAGKRSAVLLANHGPVVAGKDLWAAAFATEELEETAKLALLTRGIPINALTPTQVEMVVDKFNVDWD, from the coding sequence TTGACCGAAGAAACCCGCGCCCGAGAGGACATTTGCCGGATCGCAAAGTCCATGTTTGACCGTGGGCTGACCTGCGGTTCATCAGGCAACATCAGCGTGCGCCTGTCAGACGGCAATGTGCTGGTCACGCCCACAGGCAGCGCGATGGGGTTTCTTGATCCTGCGCATATCAGCTTGTTGAACGCCGAAATGCGCCATTTGTCTGGCGATGCACCCACAAAAGAGGTTCCTCTGCACAGTGCATTCTACGAGACGCGCGCGCAGACCGGGGCGGTTGTGCATCTGCATTCCAGCCATTCCGTTGCCCTGTCGATGATGCCCGACGTGGACCCCGACAATGTGATCCCGCCTTTGACACCATATGCGGTTATGCGGCTGGGCAAAGTGAAGTTGCTGCCGTTTTTCCTGCCCGGTGATCCAGGGATGGGGGATGCGGTACGTGGGCTTGCGGGCAAGCGGTCTGCTGTGCTGTTGGCCAATCACGGGCCAGTTGTTGCGGGCAAGGACCTGTGGGCCGCTGCCTTTGCCACCGAAGAGCTGGAAGAGACGGCCAAGCTGGCGCTGCTGACGCGCGGCATTCCGATTAACGCGCTGACGCCGACACAGGTCGAAATGGTCGTGGACAAGTTCAACGTCGACTGGGACTAG
- the otnK gene encoding 3-oxo-tetronate kinase produces the protein MKIGVVADDFTGASDIALTLAEGGMRTAPFIGVPDGPANAGVEAGVVALKSRTAPVAEAVIESVAACRWLIAQGAGQVVFKVCSTFDSTDEGNIGPVLDALAAELDEDQVIVCPAFPENGRSVYQGHLFVADRLLNESGMQDHPLTPMKDADLRRVLAPQTVRAVGHVPARTVAQGPLALRAAMPKVQAHVIVDAIHDEDLRVIGAAAQDRKLLCGGSGIAIGLPANFGAAAATPKWQPITGKGVVLSGSCSRATREQVMDYRKTYPSREITAEEAVDGTVDLAALVDWILSQDAPPLVYSSADPEEVRAAQDRFGRAASATAIEGLFSNLAAMLKARGTARIVVAGGETSGAVVKGLAARVLDIGPRIAAGVPMVRTDGMALALKSGNFGGPSFFKEALALMEREV, from the coding sequence ATGAAGATCGGCGTTGTTGCGGATGATTTTACGGGCGCATCCGATATTGCCCTGACTTTGGCCGAAGGGGGGATGCGCACAGCGCCGTTCATCGGCGTGCCAGACGGCCCCGCCAACGCGGGCGTCGAAGCCGGGGTTGTCGCGCTCAAATCGCGCACGGCACCGGTGGCAGAGGCTGTAATCGAAAGCGTTGCAGCCTGCCGCTGGCTGATCGCGCAAGGGGCCGGGCAGGTGGTCTTTAAGGTCTGTTCGACCTTTGACAGCACGGATGAGGGCAACATTGGCCCAGTGCTGGATGCGCTCGCGGCGGAACTGGACGAGGATCAGGTGATTGTCTGCCCGGCATTCCCGGAAAACGGGCGCAGTGTCTATCAGGGGCATTTGTTCGTGGCCGATCGTTTGCTGAACGAAAGTGGGATGCAGGATCATCCGTTGACCCCGATGAAAGACGCTGATCTGCGCCGTGTGCTGGCGCCACAAACCGTGCGGGCCGTGGGCCACGTGCCTGCGCGCACGGTTGCACAAGGGCCGCTGGCGTTGCGGGCCGCGATGCCGAAAGTGCAGGCCCATGTGATCGTTGATGCCATCCACGATGAAGACTTGCGGGTCATCGGGGCAGCCGCCCAGGACCGCAAACTGCTATGTGGCGGGTCGGGCATTGCAATTGGTCTGCCAGCAAACTTTGGAGCCGCAGCAGCCACGCCAAAGTGGCAACCGATCACGGGCAAGGGCGTTGTGCTGTCGGGGTCGTGCAGCCGTGCGACGCGCGAGCAGGTCATGGACTATCGCAAAACATATCCATCGCGCGAGATCACTGCAGAAGAGGCTGTCGATGGCACGGTTGATCTGGCGGCCTTGGTGGATTGGATTCTGTCGCAGGACGCGCCGCCGCTGGTCTATTCTTCAGCTGACCCTGAAGAGGTCCGCGCAGCGCAGGACAGGTTCGGACGCGCGGCATCGGCCACAGCGATTGAAGGGCTTTTTTCCAATCTGGCCGCCATGTTGAAGGCGCGGGGTACCGCGCGCATCGTGGTCGCAGGTGGCGAGACCAGCGGTGCGGTGGTCAAAGGGCTTGCCGCACGCGTGTTGGACATTGGTCCAAGGATCGCTGCAGGTGTGCCGATGGTGCGAACGGACGGGATGGCCCTCGCGCTCAAATCGGGCAACTTTGGCGGCCCGTCCTTTTTCAAAGAGGCACTGGCACTGATGGAACGCGAAGTTTGA
- a CDS encoding N-acyl homoserine lactonase family protein, giving the protein MIWEVHAVKYADRNARVRGDSFIFDDNHDAPHAMDYFMWVLRSGDRVILVDTGYDGPEAAARDRPIRMEPGEALAPLGIKPEEVDTLIVTHLHYDHAGGLHLFPNAHLHMQAAEMAFATGPCMCHDVLRMPFTAGHICEAVTRLYQGKLTFYDGDGQVADGVTVHCIGGHSRGLQAVRVRTDAGWLVLASDAAHYYENFQLRKPFPIVVDLQNMLDGFDTLERLASAPELIVPGHDPLVRQLFPQGVADHITRLDQGQT; this is encoded by the coding sequence ATGATCTGGGAAGTTCACGCCGTCAAATACGCAGACCGCAATGCGCGGGTGCGCGGGGATAGTTTTATCTTTGACGACAACCACGATGCGCCGCATGCGATGGATTATTTCATGTGGGTGTTGCGGTCAGGGGATCGGGTGATCCTTGTTGATACTGGCTATGACGGGCCAGAGGCAGCAGCGCGCGACCGGCCGATCCGCATGGAACCGGGCGAGGCTTTGGCCCCATTGGGCATCAAGCCTGAGGAGGTGGATACGCTGATTGTGACACATCTGCATTACGATCACGCAGGTGGATTGCACCTTTTCCCAAACGCACATTTGCACATGCAAGCGGCCGAAATGGCTTTTGCCACTGGTCCGTGCATGTGCCACGACGTGCTGCGGATGCCGTTCACGGCGGGCCATATTTGCGAGGCGGTCACCCGGCTTTATCAAGGCAAGCTGACGTTCTACGATGGCGACGGGCAGGTGGCGGATGGGGTCACGGTGCATTGCATTGGCGGGCATTCGCGCGGGTTGCAGGCGGTGCGGGTGCGCACCGATGCGGGGTGGCTCGTGCTCGCGTCAGATGCGGCGCATTACTATGAGAATTTTCAACTGCGCAAACCCTTTCCCATCGTGGTGGATTTGCAAAACATGCTGGACGGGTTCGACACGCTGGAACGGCTTGCCAGCGCGCCAGAGCTGATCGTGCCGGGGCATGACCCGCTGGTGCGGCAATTGTTCCCGCAGGGCGTGGCGGATCACATTACAAGGCTAGACCAAGGACAGACATGA
- a CDS encoding putative quinol monooxygenase, whose amino-acid sequence MSFAVVVTFQIAPGKMATFMPLMEQNAATSLALEPGCHQFDIATDDARPDEVFLYEIYTDAGAFEAHLASAHFKAFDTAVAPMIADKVVKTYAKVIA is encoded by the coding sequence ATGAGCTTTGCAGTTGTCGTTACATTTCAGATCGCACCCGGAAAGATGGCGACCTTCATGCCATTGATGGAGCAGAATGCAGCGACGTCGCTGGCGTTGGAGCCGGGGTGTCATCAGTTTGATATTGCCACCGACGATGCGCGCCCAGACGAGGTGTTTTTGTACGAAATCTACACCGATGCCGGCGCGTTTGAGGCGCATCTGGCCTCGGCCCATTTCAAGGCGTTTGATACTGCCGTGGCCCCGATGATTGCGGACAAAGTGGTCAAGACTTACGCAAAGGTCATTGCATGA